In the genome of Mytilus edulis chromosome 3, xbMytEdul2.2, whole genome shotgun sequence, one region contains:
- the LOC139515537 gene encoding uncharacterized protein encodes MDKTDYIAEGNRQLSNSIFYKQLTTDPTLNTIRRINTILQEMFDKKHIDNDTFDYLRPLENEAKAGRFYMLPKIHKTGNPGRPIVSANSHPTEKISEFVDHHLRPHVKELPSFIQDTTDYLKKMESLNPLPSNTILASMDVSSLYTNIPQDEGIAACEEAWNTRSEKNPPTECLVTLLKLVLENNNFSFNEKHYLQIDGTSMGTKMAPSYANIFMGQLEKRLLASAPYQPLSWFRFIDDIDFKWTDSQEHLNEFLEHFLQKYYTGPNSHVRIHLTIFLQIVI; translated from the exons ATGGATAAAACAGACTATATAGCAGAGGGGAATCGACAACTTTCTaactccattttttataaacaattaaccaCAGATCCAACGCTTAATACTATTCGAAGGATCAACACCATCCTTCAAGAGATGTTCGacaaaaagcatatagacaatgACACCTTTGATTATCTCCGACCTCTTGAGAACGAAGCAAAGGCCGGACGATTCTATATGTTGCCTAAAATACATAAAACGGGCAATCCAGGTCGACCAATTGTGTCAGCGAATAGTCATCCAACTGAAAAGATATCAGAATTTGTAGACCATCATCTAAGACCTCATGTGAAAGAACTACCATCATTCATTCAAGATACAACTGATTATCTCAAGAAAATGGAAAGCCTCAATCCTTTACCAAGCAATACTATACTTGCATCCATGGACGTGTCTTCTTTATATACCAACATTCCACAAGACGAAGGAATAGCAGCCTGTGAAGAGGCATGGAACACTCGTAGTGAAAAAAATCCTCCTACTGAGTGCCTTGTTACACTTCTGAAACTAGTACTGGAGAATAACAACTTCTCTTTCAATGAAAAACACTATCTCCAGATAGACGGTACTAGTATGGGCACAAAAATGGCCCcgtcatatgccaacatatttatgggcCAACTTGAAAAACGCCTCTTGGCTAGTGCTCCATATCAGCCCTTATCATGGTTCCGATTCATTGacgatattgatttcaaatggacagattcacaagaacatcttaatgaatttctagaacact TTCTTCAAAAGTATTACACTGGTCCAAATAGTCATGTTAGAATACATCTCACTATTTTCTTACAAATAGTAATCTGA
- the LOC139515538 gene encoding uncharacterized protein: MDSSQHFKKLRSLTKKKLQTEHHLSNLQNYIQSKTVPKGLNIKVSPQAPGHKSKRFMSRWNEILFNCSIQLLQLLLSFTTTNYKQIVNEISDIINNSNISRDDLAIIKRRLADIEQIELLKHKEKQRNKFQRDKIHTVNLNQHMNDINITNHKIPRKRKFKRRKQKTESIVVNLSSKELTRAEESLLSKGLNFCPIPSTVNNFQLDEDLDQFARRLRLKDFFYNRGKKNLEEAGLTDSDTDTNE, from the coding sequence ATGGATAGCTCACAGCATTTCAAGAAATTAAGATCTTTAACTAAAAAGAAACTACAAACTGAACATCATTTATCTAACTTACAAAATTATATTCAAAGTAAAACTGTACCAAAAGGTTTAAACATCAAAGTGAGTCCCCAGGCACCGGGACATAAATCCAAAAGATTCATGAGCCGTTGGAATGAAATTCTGTTTAACTGTTCAATCCAGCTTCTTCAACTGTTACTTTCTTTTACAACcacaaattacaaacaaattgtaaatgaaatatcagatatcatcaacaatagtaacattTCTCGTGACGATTTAGCAATAATTAAACGTCGCCTCGCAgatattgaacaaattgaactattaaaacataaagaaaaacaaaggaataAATTTCAAAGAGATAAAATTCATACTGTCAATTTAAATCAGCATATGAATGATATTAATATAACAAACCATAAGATCCctagaaaaagaaaatttaaaagacgGAAACAAAAAACTGAAAGCATTGTTGTAAATTTGTCATCTAAAGAACTTACACGGGCTGAGGAATCTCTTTTAAGTAAAGGTTTAAACTTCTGTCCTATCCCATCAACTGTAAATAACTTTCAGCTAGACGAAGACCTAGACCAATTCGCTAGACGTTTACGCTTGAAAGATTTTTTCTACAATAGAGGCAAGAAAAACCTCGAAGAAGCCGGATTAACAGATTCAGATACTGACACCAATGAATAA